The proteins below come from a single Corvus cornix cornix isolate S_Up_H32 chromosome 23, ASM73873v5, whole genome shotgun sequence genomic window:
- the SLC25A39 gene encoding solute carrier family 25 member 39 isoform X4, translating to MGSWTTCMSARMAMAAPPGTRPPPTSLAHWVMAVPATVIYFTTYDQLRDYLQARTGSRSHYIPLLAGALARLGAVTVISPLELIRTKMQSRQLSYRELRVCIQSAVAQDGWLSLWRGWGPTVLRDVPFSALYWFNYELVRMWLCRHAWLDEATFMVSFLSGAISGAVAAVLTLPFDVVKTQRQIELGDSEVHPVAASKPSSTWLLMQRIRAESGTRGLFAGFLPRVIKVAPACAIMISTYEFGKSFFQKLNQERRLRGL from the exons ATGGGCTCATGGACCACCTGTATGTCTGCCAGAATGGCAATGGCTGCACCGCCTGGTACAAGGCCCCCACCCACTTCACTGGCACACTG GGTCATGGCTGTGCCAGCCACTGTCATTTACTTCACCACCTACGACCAGCTCCGGGACTACCTGCAAGCCCGGACGGGGAGCCGGAGCCACTACATCCCCTTGCTGGCCGGGGCCCTCGCCAGGC TGGGTGCTGTGACAGTCATCAGCCCCCTGGAGCTGATCCGCACCAAGATGCAGTCCCGGCAGCTCAGCTACCGTGAGCTGCGGGTCTGCATCCAGTCAGCAGTGGCCCAGGACGGCTGGCTGTCCctctggagaggctggggaCCCACCGTGCTGCGGGATGTCCCCTTCTCGG ctctgtACTGGTTTAACTACGAGCTGGTGAGGATGTGGCTCTGCAGGCATGCCTGGCTGGACGAGGCCACGTTCATGGTCAGCTTCCTATCCGGGGCCATCTCTGGCGCG GTGGCCGCAGTGCTGACACTGCCCTTCGACGTGGTCAAAACCCAGCGGCAGATCGAGCTGGGAGACAGTGAGGTGCACCCAG tCGCAGCCTCCAAGCCTTCCTCCACCTGGCTGCTCATGCAGCGGATCCGCGCTGAGTCTGGCACCCGGGGGCTGTTTGCAG GGTTCCTGCCCCGCGTCATCAAGGTGGCACCTGCCTGCGCCATCATGATCAGCACCTATGAATTTGGCAAGAGCTTCTTCCAGAAGCTGAACCAGGAGCGGCGGCTGCGGGGATTGTGA
- the SLC25A39 gene encoding solute carrier family 25 member 39 isoform X1: MAEKVSPSLGGGITPLQQMLASGTGAILTSLFVTPLDVVKIRLQAQKTPFSKALPAQSVPWGAQPATWKCFLYCNGLMDHLYVCQNGNGCTAWYKAPTHFTGTLDAFVKITRYEGIRSLWSGLPPTLVMAVPATVIYFTTYDQLRDYLQARTGSRSHYIPLLAGALARLGAVTVISPLELIRTKMQSRQLSYRELRVCIQSAVAQDGWLSLWRGWGPTVLRDVPFSALYWFNYELVRMWLCRHAWLDEATFMVSFLSGAISGAVAAVLTLPFDVVKTQRQIELGDSEVHPVAASKPSSTWLLMQRIRAESGTRGLFAGFLPRVIKVAPACAIMISTYEFGKSFFQKLNQERRLRGL; this comes from the exons ATGGCCGAGAAGGTGTCACCGAGCCTCGGTGGGGGCATCACGCCACTGCAGCAGATGCTGGCCTCAGGGACGGGTGCCATCCTCACCTCCCTCTTTG TGACGCCACTGGACGTGGTGAAGATCCGGCTGCAGGCCCAGAAGACCCCGTTCTCCAAAG CGTTGCCAGCGCAGTCAGTGCCCTGGGGCGCTCAGCCGGCCACAT GGAAGTGTTTCCTCTACTGCAATGGGCTCATGGACCACCTGTATGTCTGCCAGAATGGCAATGGCTGCACCGCCTGGTACAAGGCCCCCACCCACTTCACTGGCACACTG GATGCCTTTGTGAAGATCACACGCTATGAGGGCATCAGGTCTCTGTGGAGCGGCTTGCCCCCCACCCT GGTCATGGCTGTGCCAGCCACTGTCATTTACTTCACCACCTACGACCAGCTCCGGGACTACCTGCAAGCCCGGACGGGGAGCCGGAGCCACTACATCCCCTTGCTGGCCGGGGCCCTCGCCAGGC TGGGTGCTGTGACAGTCATCAGCCCCCTGGAGCTGATCCGCACCAAGATGCAGTCCCGGCAGCTCAGCTACCGTGAGCTGCGGGTCTGCATCCAGTCAGCAGTGGCCCAGGACGGCTGGCTGTCCctctggagaggctggggaCCCACCGTGCTGCGGGATGTCCCCTTCTCGG ctctgtACTGGTTTAACTACGAGCTGGTGAGGATGTGGCTCTGCAGGCATGCCTGGCTGGACGAGGCCACGTTCATGGTCAGCTTCCTATCCGGGGCCATCTCTGGCGCG GTGGCCGCAGTGCTGACACTGCCCTTCGACGTGGTCAAAACCCAGCGGCAGATCGAGCTGGGAGACAGTGAGGTGCACCCAG tCGCAGCCTCCAAGCCTTCCTCCACCTGGCTGCTCATGCAGCGGATCCGCGCTGAGTCTGGCACCCGGGGGCTGTTTGCAG GGTTCCTGCCCCGCGTCATCAAGGTGGCACCTGCCTGCGCCATCATGATCAGCACCTATGAATTTGGCAAGAGCTTCTTCCAGAAGCTGAACCAGGAGCGGCGGCTGCGGGGATTGTGA
- the SLC25A39 gene encoding solute carrier family 25 member 39 isoform X2, which yields MAEKVSPSLGGGITPLQQMLASGTGAILTSLFVTPLDVVKIRLQAQKTPFSKGKCFLYCNGLMDHLYVCQNGNGCTAWYKAPTHFTGTLDAFVKITRYEGIRSLWSGLPPTLVMAVPATVIYFTTYDQLRDYLQARTGSRSHYIPLLAGALARLGAVTVISPLELIRTKMQSRQLSYRELRVCIQSAVAQDGWLSLWRGWGPTVLRDVPFSALYWFNYELVRMWLCRHAWLDEATFMVSFLSGAISGAVAAVLTLPFDVVKTQRQIELGDSEVHPVAASKPSSTWLLMQRIRAESGTRGLFAGFLPRVIKVAPACAIMISTYEFGKSFFQKLNQERRLRGL from the exons ATGGCCGAGAAGGTGTCACCGAGCCTCGGTGGGGGCATCACGCCACTGCAGCAGATGCTGGCCTCAGGGACGGGTGCCATCCTCACCTCCCTCTTTG TGACGCCACTGGACGTGGTGAAGATCCGGCTGCAGGCCCAGAAGACCCCGTTCTCCAAAG GGAAGTGTTTCCTCTACTGCAATGGGCTCATGGACCACCTGTATGTCTGCCAGAATGGCAATGGCTGCACCGCCTGGTACAAGGCCCCCACCCACTTCACTGGCACACTG GATGCCTTTGTGAAGATCACACGCTATGAGGGCATCAGGTCTCTGTGGAGCGGCTTGCCCCCCACCCT GGTCATGGCTGTGCCAGCCACTGTCATTTACTTCACCACCTACGACCAGCTCCGGGACTACCTGCAAGCCCGGACGGGGAGCCGGAGCCACTACATCCCCTTGCTGGCCGGGGCCCTCGCCAGGC TGGGTGCTGTGACAGTCATCAGCCCCCTGGAGCTGATCCGCACCAAGATGCAGTCCCGGCAGCTCAGCTACCGTGAGCTGCGGGTCTGCATCCAGTCAGCAGTGGCCCAGGACGGCTGGCTGTCCctctggagaggctggggaCCCACCGTGCTGCGGGATGTCCCCTTCTCGG ctctgtACTGGTTTAACTACGAGCTGGTGAGGATGTGGCTCTGCAGGCATGCCTGGCTGGACGAGGCCACGTTCATGGTCAGCTTCCTATCCGGGGCCATCTCTGGCGCG GTGGCCGCAGTGCTGACACTGCCCTTCGACGTGGTCAAAACCCAGCGGCAGATCGAGCTGGGAGACAGTGAGGTGCACCCAG tCGCAGCCTCCAAGCCTTCCTCCACCTGGCTGCTCATGCAGCGGATCCGCGCTGAGTCTGGCACCCGGGGGCTGTTTGCAG GGTTCCTGCCCCGCGTCATCAAGGTGGCACCTGCCTGCGCCATCATGATCAGCACCTATGAATTTGGCAAGAGCTTCTTCCAGAAGCTGAACCAGGAGCGGCGGCTGCGGGGATTGTGA
- the SLC25A39 gene encoding solute carrier family 25 member 39 isoform X3 yields the protein MGDSAMAEKVSPSLGGGITPLQQMLASGTGAILTSLFVTPLDVVKIRLQAQKTPFSKALPAQSVPWGAQPATWKCFLYCNGLMDHLYVCQNGNGCTAWYKAPTHFTGTLDAFVKITRYEGIRSLWSGLPPTLVMAVPATVIYFTTYDQLRDYLQARTGSRSHYIPLLAGALARLGAVTVISPLELIRTKMQSRQLSYRELRVCIQSAVAQDGWLSLWRGWGPTVLRDVPFSALYWFNYELVRMWLCRHAWLDEATFMVSFLSGAISGAVAAVLTLPFDVVKTQRQIELGDSEVHPVAASKPSSTWLLMQRIRAESGTRGLFAGFLPRVIKVAPACAIMISTYEFGKSFFQKLNQERRLRGL from the exons ATG GGGGACAGTGCCATGGCCGAGAAGGTGTCACCGAGCCTCGGTGGGGGCATCACGCCACTGCAGCAGATGCTGGCCTCAGGGACGGGTGCCATCCTCACCTCCCTCTTTG TGACGCCACTGGACGTGGTGAAGATCCGGCTGCAGGCCCAGAAGACCCCGTTCTCCAAAG CGTTGCCAGCGCAGTCAGTGCCCTGGGGCGCTCAGCCGGCCACAT GGAAGTGTTTCCTCTACTGCAATGGGCTCATGGACCACCTGTATGTCTGCCAGAATGGCAATGGCTGCACCGCCTGGTACAAGGCCCCCACCCACTTCACTGGCACACTG GATGCCTTTGTGAAGATCACACGCTATGAGGGCATCAGGTCTCTGTGGAGCGGCTTGCCCCCCACCCT GGTCATGGCTGTGCCAGCCACTGTCATTTACTTCACCACCTACGACCAGCTCCGGGACTACCTGCAAGCCCGGACGGGGAGCCGGAGCCACTACATCCCCTTGCTGGCCGGGGCCCTCGCCAGGC TGGGTGCTGTGACAGTCATCAGCCCCCTGGAGCTGATCCGCACCAAGATGCAGTCCCGGCAGCTCAGCTACCGTGAGCTGCGGGTCTGCATCCAGTCAGCAGTGGCCCAGGACGGCTGGCTGTCCctctggagaggctggggaCCCACCGTGCTGCGGGATGTCCCCTTCTCGG ctctgtACTGGTTTAACTACGAGCTGGTGAGGATGTGGCTCTGCAGGCATGCCTGGCTGGACGAGGCCACGTTCATGGTCAGCTTCCTATCCGGGGCCATCTCTGGCGCG GTGGCCGCAGTGCTGACACTGCCCTTCGACGTGGTCAAAACCCAGCGGCAGATCGAGCTGGGAGACAGTGAGGTGCACCCAG tCGCAGCCTCCAAGCCTTCCTCCACCTGGCTGCTCATGCAGCGGATCCGCGCTGAGTCTGGCACCCGGGGGCTGTTTGCAG GGTTCCTGCCCCGCGTCATCAAGGTGGCACCTGCCTGCGCCATCATGATCAGCACCTATGAATTTGGCAAGAGCTTCTTCCAGAAGCTGAACCAGGAGCGGCGGCTGCGGGGATTGTGA